One Bacteroidota bacterium DNA segment encodes these proteins:
- a CDS encoding bifunctional 5,10-methylenetetrahydrofolate dehydrogenase/5,10-methenyltetrahydrofolate cyclohydrolase: protein MAEARIIDGKRIAEELRNEIALEAAEFLKKTGIQPRAVFILVGNNPASEVYVRNKGLAAEQAGFSHETIALQENTSESALIDLIRAINADPATHGLLVQFPLPRHINEEHIIEALSPDKDVDGFHPINAGRLLIGKGNFFAPCTPAGVIEILYREKIEVSGKHAVIVGRSNLVGKPLAMLLAQKNPKANAVATIAHTGAGSRLVEITRQADILIAAMGVPLAITSDMVKPGAVVIDVGINRIEDASKKSGYRLVGDVDFEAVRHIASAITPVPGGVGPMTIAMLLKNTLTAAERQILK, encoded by the coding sequence ATGGCTGAAGCTCGCATCATCGATGGGAAGCGGATCGCTGAAGAACTCCGCAACGAGATTGCCCTGGAGGCTGCCGAATTTCTGAAGAAAACAGGAATTCAGCCCCGCGCGGTGTTCATCCTGGTCGGCAATAATCCCGCGAGCGAAGTATATGTCCGCAACAAAGGCCTCGCTGCAGAGCAAGCCGGATTTTCGCACGAGACGATTGCACTTCAAGAAAATACTTCCGAGAGTGCACTGATCGATCTCATTCGAGCGATCAATGCAGATCCCGCGACTCATGGCTTGCTGGTGCAATTTCCCTTGCCGCGCCATATCAACGAAGAACATATAATCGAGGCACTCTCGCCGGATAAAGATGTCGATGGATTCCATCCAATCAATGCCGGGCGACTCCTGATTGGCAAAGGCAATTTCTTTGCTCCCTGCACGCCGGCTGGCGTGATCGAAATTCTCTATCGAGAGAAAATCGAAGTCAGCGGGAAGCATGCCGTAATTGTGGGTCGCTCGAATTTAGTAGGCAAGCCGCTCGCGATGCTGCTCGCGCAAAAGAATCCGAAAGCGAATGCGGTCGCAACGATTGCACACACCGGAGCTGGTTCACGACTTGTAGAGATCACGCGACAAGCAGATATTCTCATCGCCGCGATGGGTGTGCCGCTGGCAATTACATCCGACATGGTCAAGCCTGGCGCGGTTGTCATCGATGTTGGGATTAACCGGATCGAGGACGCGTCGAAGAAATCGGGATATCGCTTAGTGGGCGATGTGGATTTCGAGGCCGTACGGCATATCGCCAGCGCAATTACTCCTGTGCCTGGCGGCGTCGGGCCGATGACAATTGCGATGTTGCTCAAGAACACACTGACGGCTGCCGAAAGGCAAATTCTCAAATGA
- the rplM gene encoding 50S ribosomal protein L13: protein MTRSTKQSEVERKWHLVDADGQTVGRLATRVATILRGKHKATFSPHVDTGDFVVVINAEKIKMTGKRMEQKTYYHNTLYPGGDRHEKFSELMAKHPERIIEEAVKGMLPKNSLGRKTYMKLKVYAGPKHEHEAQNPVALSL from the coding sequence ATTACACGCTCCACGAAGCAGAGCGAAGTTGAGCGGAAATGGCATCTCGTCGATGCCGATGGACAGACCGTAGGCCGTTTGGCCACGCGCGTTGCGACCATCCTGCGCGGCAAGCATAAGGCGACGTTCTCGCCGCATGTCGATACCGGCGATTTCGTCGTGGTCATCAACGCCGAGAAGATCAAGATGACTGGCAAGCGCATGGAGCAGAAGACGTATTATCATAATACGCTCTATCCGGGCGGCGACCGCCACGAGAAATTCAGCGAGCTGATGGCCAAGCACCCCGAGCGCATCATCGAAGAAGCGGTCAAGGGCATGCTTCCGAAGAACTCGCTGGGCCGCAAGACCTACATGAAACTGAAGGTCTACGCTGGTCCGAAGCACGAGCACGAGGCGCAGAATCCGGTAGCATTAAGTCTTTAG
- a CDS encoding NAD(+)/NADH kinase: MMRFGIFGHQQRAGSRETLTLLLRKIVERFPSSQIVLADGMASLMAPGTVEVLASLYDLARTSDVIFSIGGDGTMLMAARAIERTNPNAKLVGINLGKLGFISEHPPAEMDLLLDELASDSLVTEHRLMLRSTVSSETTELPRVNQDDLEPARVGSTAPEIALDALNEIVIDNYGSTRMLTFEIFVNDALLGRIRADGIIIATPTGSTGYAVSAGGPIIEPTSRVMLVTPIAPHSLNIRPIIVPEEARVRVRSFADAPQQALVVADGQEQAIVRTPSVVTVQAAPNRLKLLRRRERSYFDLLRTKLFWSADTRDAGSVRM, encoded by the coding sequence ATGATGCGTTTCGGTATCTTCGGTCACCAGCAACGCGCCGGCTCGCGCGAAACACTTACCCTCCTGCTGAGGAAGATCGTAGAGCGATTTCCGAGTTCGCAGATTGTCCTGGCCGATGGCATGGCTTCCCTTATGGCTCCGGGCACGGTGGAAGTGTTAGCGTCACTCTATGATCTGGCCCGTACGAGCGATGTGATATTCTCCATTGGCGGTGATGGCACGATGCTCATGGCTGCCCGAGCGATCGAACGCACGAACCCCAATGCGAAACTCGTCGGCATCAACTTAGGAAAGCTCGGCTTCATCTCCGAGCATCCGCCGGCAGAGATGGACTTGCTCCTGGACGAGCTCGCGAGCGACTCACTTGTCACCGAGCATCGCCTGATGTTGCGCAGTACGGTCAGTAGCGAAACCACTGAATTGCCACGTGTCAATCAGGACGATCTCGAACCAGCCCGAGTCGGCAGCACCGCGCCGGAAATCGCGCTCGATGCTCTGAATGAAATTGTCATCGATAACTACGGCTCGACGCGAATGCTCACGTTCGAGATTTTTGTGAATGATGCACTGCTTGGCCGTATTCGCGCCGATGGAATTATCATAGCAACGCCAACCGGATCGACTGGCTATGCAGTCAGTGCTGGTGGCCCTATCATCGAGCCGACGAGCCGTGTCATGCTTGTGACACCGATCGCTCCGCACTCGCTGAATATTCGTCCCATCATCGTCCCCGAAGAAGCACGCGTGCGCGTCCGCAGCTTTGCTGATGCCCCCCAACAGGCGCTTGTCGTCGCCGATGGACAAGAACAAGCGATCGTCCGAACGCCCTCGGTCGTAACAGTTCAGGCCGCTCCCAATCGGCTGAAACTCCTGCGCCGCCGCGAGCGCTCGTATTTCGATCTGCTCCGAACAAAGCTCTTTTGGAGCGCAGATACGCGAGACGCCGGCTCCGTCCGGATGTAA
- a CDS encoding J domain-containing protein — protein MAVQFQDYYEILGVPRTATEDEIKKAYRKLARQHHPDLNPNDKTAEEQFKKINEAYEVLSDKEKRAKYDRFGENWKTGQQFTPTPEWGPAQGGYPGGGSYTFTSGGGEDFSEFFQQFFGPGMGFGAATQRRRTGFATRGSDVEAELPVTIEEAFHGTTKQFTIRRADGTTKTYKVKIPEHSFAGKQIRLASQGEAGTSTAGDLLLTLVYQNHPYYDIDGFDLHRELDLAPWEAVLGAKIPMETLDGNVRLTISPATQNGHRLRLANRGLYRSNGSRGDLYAVVNIEIPEKMTAKERELWEKLRETSDFDPRA, from the coding sequence ATGGCTGTTCAATTTCAAGACTACTACGAAATCCTTGGCGTGCCCCGGACGGCAACCGAGGACGAGATCAAGAAGGCCTATCGCAAACTTGCGAGGCAGCACCATCCTGATCTGAATCCGAACGATAAGACCGCCGAGGAGCAATTCAAGAAGATCAACGAAGCCTACGAAGTACTGAGTGATAAAGAAAAGCGCGCGAAGTATGATCGCTTCGGTGAGAACTGGAAGACCGGTCAGCAATTTACACCCACTCCCGAGTGGGGTCCGGCACAGGGCGGATACCCTGGCGGCGGCAGCTATACGTTCACCAGCGGTGGCGGTGAAGATTTCTCCGAATTCTTCCAGCAATTCTTCGGACCTGGTATGGGGTTCGGCGCCGCTACTCAACGTCGCCGAACTGGATTTGCCACGCGTGGCAGCGACGTCGAGGCCGAATTACCTGTCACCATCGAAGAAGCATTTCATGGGACAACCAAACAGTTTACGATCCGCCGCGCGGACGGCACCACCAAGACATATAAGGTTAAAATCCCGGAGCATTCTTTCGCCGGAAAACAAATTCGGCTCGCGAGCCAAGGGGAGGCCGGTACTTCGACTGCTGGCGATCTGCTTCTGACGCTGGTGTATCAAAATCATCCCTACTATGATATCGACGGGTTCGATCTCCACCGCGAATTGGATCTTGCCCCATGGGAAGCTGTACTCGGTGCGAAAATACCGATGGAAACGCTCGATGGAAATGTGCGCCTCACAATCTCGCCCGCCACTCAGAATGGCCACCGGCTTCGCCTTGCGAATCGGGGACTCTACCGTTCTAATGGCTCGCGCGGGGATCTCTATGCTGTGGTAAATATCGAAATTCCTGAGAAGATGACTGCGAAAGAACGGGAGCTCTGGGAAAAACTCCGAGAGACATCAGACTTCGATCCGAGGGCATAG
- the lipB gene encoding lipoyl(octanoyl) transferase LipB: MQPVQLIQLDRMPYQEAWDFQREIFQSVVHGETEDTLILCEHPHVYTFGRGAELANFLLTDEKLTALGAERFEIERGGDVTYHGPGQLVGYPILNLAHFKEDLGWYLRALEDVIIEVLKAYNISGFRVAGRTGVWVGGPANEEKICAIGVHASRWCTMHGFAFNVNTDLSYFAHIVPCGIRDRGVTSLAKVLGSHQPMDEIILATERAFETVFNVRLTRELVTEG, translated from the coding sequence ATGCAACCAGTCCAACTTATCCAGCTTGATCGCATGCCTTACCAGGAGGCATGGGATTTTCAGCGAGAGATATTTCAGAGTGTCGTTCACGGCGAGACCGAGGATACATTAATCCTCTGTGAACACCCTCATGTTTATACATTCGGTCGGGGAGCCGAACTTGCGAATTTTCTTCTGACCGATGAAAAGCTGACTGCGCTCGGCGCCGAGAGATTCGAGATCGAACGAGGAGGGGATGTGACCTATCACGGACCTGGGCAGCTTGTGGGATATCCGATCCTGAATCTCGCGCATTTCAAAGAGGACTTAGGCTGGTATTTACGCGCGCTCGAAGACGTTATCATCGAGGTGTTGAAGGCGTATAATATTTCTGGATTTCGCGTCGCGGGCAGAACGGGCGTTTGGGTCGGTGGGCCCGCCAACGAAGAGAAGATTTGCGCGATCGGTGTTCATGCATCGCGCTGGTGCACCATGCATGGCTTTGCATTTAATGTCAATACCGATCTCTCCTACTTCGCGCATATTGTGCCCTGCGGTATTCGCGATCGTGGCGTGACGAGTCTCGCGAAGGTGCTCGGCTCACACCAGCCGATGGATGAAATTATTCTTGCGACTGAACGCGCCTTCGAGACAGTTTTTAACGTTCGTCTAACGCGCGAACTAGTGACAGAAGGCTGA
- the tsf gene encoding translation elongation factor Ts, which produces MAISPALVKHLRDKTGAGMADCKKALEEANGNEEQAIEFLRKRGAASATKRADRVAKEGVIVSAVAGDKTRAIMAEVNSETDFVARNETFIQFAQEIADAALAANPSTHEAFLLSKLSNGATIAEEVGAQTGRLGEKLEARRFEMVSEPSGFVTSYIHPGSKLGVLVAISGAKDGTAAALGRDIAMQIAAMNPMALKRDDIKTDQVEKELDIYRTQAKNEGKKDEIIDRIAKNKLEKFYQDNCLLEQSFIKDAAKTITDLLKEAGQGVTVTGFVRMQLGEMHKDAAE; this is translated from the coding sequence ATGGCAATTTCTCCCGCACTCGTAAAGCACCTGCGCGATAAGACCGGCGCAGGTATGGCAGATTGTAAGAAGGCTCTCGAAGAAGCCAATGGCAACGAAGAGCAGGCGATTGAATTCTTGCGCAAACGTGGCGCGGCATCCGCGACCAAACGCGCCGATCGCGTGGCAAAAGAAGGTGTGATCGTCAGTGCTGTTGCCGGCGATAAGACCCGCGCCATCATGGCCGAAGTCAACTCTGAGACCGATTTTGTCGCGCGCAACGAGACGTTCATTCAGTTCGCACAAGAGATCGCGGATGCGGCACTCGCGGCGAACCCGAGTACGCACGAAGCGTTCTTGCTCTCGAAGCTTTCGAATGGCGCGACCATCGCCGAGGAAGTGGGCGCTCAAACCGGACGGTTGGGCGAGAAGCTCGAAGCGCGGCGCTTTGAGATGGTTTCTGAACCTTCGGGTTTCGTCACGAGCTACATTCATCCCGGCTCGAAGCTTGGCGTGCTCGTGGCCATAAGCGGCGCCAAGGATGGCACTGCCGCAGCGCTCGGACGTGACATTGCCATGCAAATTGCCGCGATGAACCCGATGGCGCTCAAGCGCGATGATATCAAGACCGATCAAGTTGAGAAAGAGTTGGATATCTACCGCACGCAGGCCAAAAACGAAGGGAAGAAAGACGAGATCATCGACCGTATCGCCAAGAACAAGCTGGAGAAATTCTATCAGGATAATTGCCTGCTCGAGCAGAGCTTCATCAAGGACGCCGCGAAGACGATCACCGATCTACTCAAGGAAGCCGGCCAGGGCGTGACCGTCACGGGGTTCGTCCGCATGCAGCTTGGCGAGATGCATAAAGACGCTGCGGAGTAA
- the rpsI gene encoding 30S ribosomal protein S9, whose amino-acid sequence MAKQAHIYIGRRKNAVARVFLTPAVSGQEALISINGRTFENFFPNSLHRDDVVRPFKVTNTFGSFSVQANVNGGGTTGQSGAVRLAIARALSEMNEENKPLLRKADLMTRDPRMVERKKPGQPGARKKFQFSKR is encoded by the coding sequence GTGGCAAAACAAGCACATATTTACATCGGTCGCCGGAAGAACGCGGTAGCGCGGGTCTTCCTCACTCCGGCCGTGAGCGGTCAGGAAGCGTTGATCAGCATCAATGGCCGCACGTTCGAGAATTTCTTCCCGAATTCGCTGCACCGCGATGACGTCGTTCGTCCGTTCAAGGTAACGAACACGTTCGGCAGCTTCAGCGTCCAGGCCAACGTCAATGGCGGCGGCACCACGGGACAGTCCGGCGCGGTGCGCCTGGCGATTGCCCGTGCGCTCTCGGAGATGAACGAAGAGAACAAGCCGCTCTTGCGCAAAGCCGACCTGATGACGCGCGATCCGCGTATGGTCGAGCGCAAAAAACCTGGCCAGCCGGGCGCACGGAAGAAATTCCAGTTCTCCAAGCGATAA
- the rpsB gene encoding 30S ribosomal protein S2 — MRISLEDLLASGAHFGHLTRRWNPKMKPYIFMERNGIHIIDLKKTQALAEEALEAAEKLAAEGKRFLFVSTKKQLRVMVREEAERSGQFFATDRWLGGMLTNFTTIRKSLKRLKDIEKMEEEGSIDNFTKRERLDFSREKEKLTNTLGGIVEMRGLPSAMLIIDIKKEHIAVEEARKLGIPIFALVDTNVDPDLVDYPIPANDDALKSVQIFVHAFADAINNGRAAARAKKTDESVSSESREDRIPIERRGRRIELEASDFEISPVQPVPATAAE, encoded by the coding sequence ATGAGAATCAGTTTAGAAGACCTCCTCGCTTCAGGTGCGCATTTCGGTCACCTGACCCGCCGTTGGAATCCGAAGATGAAACCGTACATCTTCATGGAGCGCAACGGCATCCACATCATCGATCTTAAGAAGACGCAGGCACTCGCCGAAGAGGCGCTGGAAGCGGCTGAAAAGCTCGCGGCCGAAGGCAAGCGATTCCTCTTCGTCTCCACCAAGAAGCAGCTCCGCGTGATGGTCCGCGAGGAAGCCGAACGCTCAGGGCAGTTTTTCGCCACCGACCGCTGGTTAGGCGGCATGCTCACCAACTTCACGACGATCCGCAAGTCGCTCAAGCGCCTGAAGGATATCGAGAAGATGGAAGAAGAAGGCTCAATCGATAATTTCACCAAACGCGAGCGTCTCGATTTCTCCCGCGAGAAAGAGAAGCTCACGAACACACTCGGCGGTATTGTCGAGATGCGTGGACTGCCTTCCGCCATGCTCATCATTGACATCAAGAAGGAGCACATCGCTGTCGAGGAAGCACGCAAGCTCGGTATTCCGATTTTCGCGCTGGTCGATACGAACGTCGATCCCGACTTGGTCGATTATCCGATTCCGGCCAATGACGATGCACTGAAGTCAGTGCAGATCTTCGTGCACGCGTTCGCTGATGCCATCAATAATGGCCGCGCAGCAGCCCGTGCGAAGAAGACGGATGAAAGCGTATCCAGCGAGTCACGCGAGGACCGCATTCCGATCGAGCGCCGTGGCCGCCGTATCGAACTCGAAGCTTCTGACTTCGAGATCAGCCCGGTGCAGCCGGTGCCTGCAACTGCAGCAGAGTAG
- a CDS encoding TIGR00282 family metallophosphoesterase, with protein sequence MNDQTNPSSNGSPSLPATKSEVRVLFIGDIVGTAALAMVVRMLPSLKAKYASDFIIANGENIADGKSLTKKHAADLFGAGVQVITSGNHVWDRWDAREMLSNDRRILRPANYPRENAGSGLHIGETADGIKIGVLNLQGRTYMQTIDCPFRVSNWALDKIAEFAQIVIVDMHAEATAEKQTMARYLDGKVSAVLGTHTHVQTADAQILPNGTSYISDVGMTGPYESVIGMKIDIAVRRFLNQTPYKYDIAKDGIRIAGVSLTIDVATGATLEIEPFMFPDFERTRMPLIDVDAIDESDMALEQPEEGIPATEEPEVSNG encoded by the coding sequence GTGAACGATCAGACAAATCCATCCTCGAACGGCTCCCCATCGCTCCCGGCGACCAAGTCGGAGGTGCGCGTACTTTTTATTGGCGATATCGTCGGTACGGCCGCGCTGGCGATGGTCGTGCGGATGCTGCCCTCACTCAAAGCGAAGTATGCCTCTGATTTTATCATCGCCAATGGCGAAAACATCGCCGACGGCAAATCGCTGACAAAGAAGCATGCCGCTGATCTCTTCGGAGCTGGCGTGCAGGTCATCACGAGCGGAAATCATGTCTGGGATCGATGGGATGCCCGCGAGATGCTATCGAACGATCGTCGCATTTTGCGTCCCGCGAACTACCCGCGCGAAAATGCTGGCTCGGGTCTTCATATTGGCGAGACTGCGGATGGCATTAAGATCGGCGTGCTGAACCTTCAGGGCCGCACATATATGCAGACGATCGACTGCCCCTTTCGCGTATCGAACTGGGCGCTGGATAAGATCGCGGAATTCGCGCAGATCGTCATCGTCGATATGCATGCTGAAGCGACGGCTGAAAAGCAGACGATGGCACGCTATCTTGACGGCAAGGTCAGCGCCGTGCTTGGCACGCATACGCACGTGCAAACTGCCGATGCTCAAATCCTGCCGAATGGCACATCGTACATCTCGGATGTCGGAATGACCGGCCCGTACGAAAGTGTGATCGGAATGAAGATCGATATTGCAGTGCGCCGGTTCCTGAATCAGACGCCCTACAAGTATGACATTGCGAAGGATGGGATTCGCATTGCAGGCGTAAGTCTCACGATCGACGTGGCTACTGGTGCCACACTCGAGATCGAGCCGTTCATGTTTCCGGATTTCGAACGTACGCGGATGCCTCTCATCGATGTCGATGCGATCGACGAATCCGACATGGCACTCGAACAGCCTGAAGAAGGCATCCCGGCAACGGAAGAGCCCGAAGTCAGTAATGGCTGA
- a CDS encoding choice-of-anchor D domain-containing protein: MVRTSRFWQRVFALLVAVISLCPRLATGQSWVQIGALGPANENLHCVYFWNSQVGVASGPFQGLYYYRNGFWTQSTYSGLTPQSLRVIDGVLYSAANLEVWKSLDSGVTWSQITVPETAAWDVYRASDGKIHGLRAPGSFARIDSNICAAINDDGLWANYSLDVGLTWSVGAIPSGSAVGGWGIYGDTCRREFFAMGEDGPVRYSLDSGRSWHFASQQTGLREDLMEGADGVLYHYEPSGVYRSVDAGFSWDFIRGPAASGEDYHFCVFGPQGDTIVATSANEVWICKGASLNARPKIPVTVLDTELPCGPATIPVVITGYGRRLSGHLILHSGQRTIDTTFVCAPDGVTVLWLAIDSSQKDETLHITLQASDGCRDYEWLQDVAVHRVSPLPQIQLEPKLTAKTCDLFPIPIILSTSDCGSVVFDSLQLDTNVVVVSSSETLPDTLIAGQPDTVRFVVFARHPGNLIIKVHCHGLLLEGNKIFDTILNIPLSATPVVSPIIKAPHTLTVSNCIQSIVPIFLQASPCDSVQFWTCNIAVDPALKYQSNLLFPRTVTAGTWDTLRLIFPPQGLARATAIYFHLTGIDDQTLRPFDTTFEIIVTFTNESGDLEPDVSMLQLDTTSMCSTFDTVVTFRNFGCDTIWVTKNTTLWQSGWSASDVTLPLRLPPDSAFSIRVHFTPTSPGSSTQFISYLLDGLTKKGVTSQQVRLSADAVPGNAILSLRDPLLDFGEMTICNADTIQYFTIANDGCDTLLLSSMQIDPAGRFALLDTANISLAPDSSHQFKVRFSSGDTGIFSATFHVHGIGAYDENPTDRTLPLEAHVTHGSRIAALNVKTLAFDSVHVCEERDTAVWVKNSGCDVVTVFGDSISGINRSYWTDMSYPISIPPGDSILEHLHFSPDTIGQPAAVSAVLHLNSNSDSGQLTMPLLASIEYPSHFSLMLGNNDIPSAFTDQDIVVRLTRQGLIPTGLSKFAFSIQNDNDLLGYQSIEEADIQLVNTVRLTGGDMLRSFTFTPVVDRPTIATLHFHSYLAPQNSTAITFTCDSILPSSPLPVSCIAKLDSTESSKFHIELVCGQGTIQNQLRGLPIFVSHVQVMDRMAHFTIEHDEGARPASAEILDILGERRERMQILLDIQNTAIDWDLSNLPSGAYFLRVTSEGFVATRRLMILE, encoded by the coding sequence ATGGTACGAACGTCCCGTTTTTGGCAACGCGTCTTCGCGCTTCTCGTAGCGGTAATTTCATTGTGCCCAAGATTGGCGACTGGGCAAAGCTGGGTTCAGATCGGTGCTTTGGGGCCGGCGAATGAAAATCTTCACTGTGTCTATTTTTGGAATTCCCAGGTCGGGGTAGCCTCCGGACCATTTCAAGGGCTGTATTATTATCGGAATGGCTTCTGGACCCAAAGCACTTATAGCGGGCTTACGCCTCAATCGTTGCGCGTCATCGATGGAGTGCTCTATTCCGCGGCGAACCTCGAGGTTTGGAAATCGCTCGATAGCGGTGTAACCTGGAGTCAGATAACAGTGCCGGAAACCGCCGCGTGGGATGTCTACCGTGCCAGCGATGGAAAGATCCATGGCCTCCGCGCACCCGGCAGCTTCGCTCGGATCGACTCCAATATTTGCGCGGCCATTAATGATGATGGCCTATGGGCAAATTATTCTTTGGATGTGGGACTCACATGGTCAGTTGGAGCCATTCCTTCGGGGAGTGCTGTCGGTGGATGGGGGATCTATGGCGATACCTGTCGCCGAGAGTTCTTTGCAATGGGAGAAGATGGTCCAGTGAGATATTCCCTCGATAGCGGAAGAAGCTGGCATTTTGCCTCGCAACAGACAGGATTGCGAGAGGACCTGATGGAAGGTGCCGATGGCGTCCTGTATCATTACGAACCGTCAGGAGTCTACCGCTCCGTGGATGCAGGATTCAGTTGGGATTTCATTCGTGGGCCGGCGGCAAGCGGTGAGGATTACCACTTCTGTGTATTCGGTCCACAAGGAGATACGATCGTCGCGACGAGCGCGAATGAGGTCTGGATCTGCAAAGGAGCCTCGCTCAATGCTCGTCCCAAAATCCCAGTAACGGTGCTGGATACGGAATTGCCATGCGGGCCTGCGACGATTCCAGTTGTCATAACCGGATATGGCCGCCGACTTTCGGGCCATCTCATCCTGCACTCCGGTCAGCGGACCATTGATACGACTTTCGTTTGCGCACCCGACGGTGTCACCGTACTCTGGCTCGCTATAGACTCTTCGCAAAAAGATGAAACACTTCACATCACGCTACAAGCTTCTGATGGCTGTCGGGACTACGAGTGGCTCCAAGACGTCGCTGTCCATCGCGTCTCTCCATTGCCACAGATTCAACTTGAACCGAAGCTTACCGCGAAGACTTGCGATTTGTTTCCAATTCCGATAATCTTGTCTACTTCGGATTGCGGCTCTGTCGTCTTTGATTCACTCCAGCTCGATACCAATGTTGTTGTAGTTTCTTCGTCGGAAACACTTCCCGATACGCTCATTGCTGGTCAGCCTGACACCGTCCGGTTTGTAGTCTTCGCGCGCCATCCGGGAAATCTCATCATCAAAGTGCATTGCCACGGTCTGCTCCTCGAGGGAAATAAGATATTCGATACGATTCTCAATATCCCACTGTCAGCAACGCCAGTGGTTTCGCCGATCATCAAAGCTCCTCATACGCTGACGGTTTCGAATTGCATTCAATCGATCGTGCCGATATTCCTTCAGGCGTCACCATGCGATAGCGTCCAGTTTTGGACCTGCAATATTGCAGTCGATCCAGCACTGAAATACCAGAGCAACCTCTTATTTCCCAGGACGGTCACCGCAGGCACTTGGGACACACTCCGGCTGATATTTCCGCCACAGGGACTTGCCCGTGCCACCGCGATTTACTTCCATCTCACGGGGATCGACGACCAGACGCTTCGGCCGTTCGATACCACGTTCGAAATAATTGTCACCTTCACAAATGAAAGCGGCGATCTGGAGCCAGACGTTTCGATGCTCCAGCTCGACACTACTTCAATGTGTTCCACCTTCGACACTGTCGTTACATTTCGCAATTTTGGCTGCGACACCATCTGGGTAACAAAGAACACGACGCTTTGGCAGTCCGGGTGGAGCGCGAGCGATGTTACCCTTCCACTCCGGCTGCCACCCGATAGCGCATTTTCCATTCGCGTACATTTTACTCCCACTTCGCCCGGATCGAGCACTCAATTCATTTCGTATTTGCTCGATGGGCTGACAAAGAAAGGCGTCACCAGTCAGCAGGTCCGGCTCTCTGCGGATGCAGTACCCGGCAATGCTATTCTCTCACTAAGAGACCCGTTGCTCGATTTTGGAGAGATGACGATTTGCAATGCGGATACTATACAGTACTTCACAATCGCCAACGATGGATGTGATACACTCTTGCTTTCCAGCATGCAAATCGATCCGGCAGGTCGGTTTGCACTTTTGGATACAGCGAATATTTCACTCGCACCGGATTCCTCTCACCAGTTCAAGGTGCGTTTTAGCTCTGGTGATACCGGCATCTTTTCCGCGACATTTCATGTCCATGGTATTGGCGCGTACGACGAGAATCCAACTGATAGAACACTTCCACTTGAGGCTCATGTGACGCATGGCTCTCGCATTGCCGCGCTTAATGTAAAGACACTAGCCTTTGATAGCGTCCATGTTTGCGAAGAGCGGGATACAGCAGTGTGGGTGAAGAACTCTGGATGCGATGTGGTGACCGTATTTGGAGATTCCATCAGTGGAATCAATCGGTCTTATTGGACCGACATGTCTTATCCTATATCAATTCCGCCTGGCGATTCCATCCTCGAACACTTGCACTTCTCGCCTGACACAATCGGGCAGCCTGCGGCCGTGAGTGCTGTCTTGCATCTCAATAGTAATTCCGATTCCGGTCAGCTCACGATGCCGCTGCTGGCAAGCATTGAATATCCCTCTCATTTCTCACTCATGCTTGGTAACAATGATATACCTAGTGCATTTACAGATCAGGATATTGTTGTTCGGCTAACTCGGCAAGGTCTGATCCCAACGGGACTCAGCAAGTTTGCATTCAGCATTCAGAACGATAATGACCTGTTGGGCTATCAGAGTATCGAGGAGGCTGACATCCAGTTGGTCAACACTGTGCGGCTGACTGGCGGTGACATGTTGCGCTCATTCACATTCACCCCGGTCGTGGATCGTCCGACGATTGCAACGCTGCATTTCCACTCCTATCTCGCTCCGCAAAATAGCACGGCTATCACATTTACTTGTGATAGCATTCTTCCTTCGAGTCCGCTTCCGGTCTCATGCATAGCCAAACTAGATTCGACCGAGAGTTCAAAGTTCCATATCGAACTCGTCTGTGGTCAAGGCACAATCCAGAATCAGCTTCGCGGATTGCCGATTTTTGTTTCACACGTACAAGTCATGGATAGAATGGCGCACTTCACGATCGAGCATGATGAAGGTGCCCGGCCGGCCAGCGCGGAGATCCTCGATATTCTGGGAGAGAGGCGAGAGAGAATGCAGATTTTACTTGACATTCAGAACACTGCCATCGACTGGGACCTGAGCAATCTTCCTTCCGGCGCATATTTTCTTCGCGTTACTTCGGAAGGCTTCGTTGCCACCCGGCGGTTAATGATTCTTGAGTAG